One genomic window of Hymenobacter sp. J193 includes the following:
- a CDS encoding chaperone modulator CbpM, translated as METHFITITYHDCASTYGLSEAVVREFVDLGLLRMAEAPNTLEEEPTHLARLARLHHDLGLSSESIDVVLLMRRRLLQLQQELRRQQARAAQLERFLLGGAPTLDIG; from the coding sequence ATGGAAACTCATTTCATCACCATCACTTACCACGACTGCGCTTCGACGTACGGGTTGAGCGAGGCAGTTGTGCGCGAATTTGTGGATCTGGGGCTGTTGCGCATGGCCGAAGCGCCCAACACGCTCGAGGAAGAGCCCACCCACCTGGCCCGCCTCGCCCGCCTGCACCACGACCTGGGCCTGAGTTCCGAAAGCATAGACGTGGTGCTGCTAATGCGCCGACGGTTGCTGCAGCTGCAGCAGGAGCTGCGCCGCCAGCAGGCCCGCGCCGCTCAGTTGGAGCGTTTTCTACTCGGCGGTGCCCCCACGCTCGATATTGGCTAA